A single Lactuca sativa cultivar Salinas chromosome 8, Lsat_Salinas_v11, whole genome shotgun sequence DNA region contains:
- the LOC128128015 gene encoding uncharacterized protein LOC128128015 produces the protein MTTSGQAFIVQQPQIQTFNVVPSIPHHQTQNVPFSIPQTISAPNVLVKASSSNSKESDENLALATGLVNFYNAFVAGDPPPQLSFADLDQIHPEDVEEMDITWQIAIAVFRAKQFAKKIGKNNWAMNADKKVGFNKSILRCFNCHEQALNISRPENAHLAQIDDNSSKNTDVDPEAEMMELQLALMVSSSSEPKKREDVIYKEPHLRYGQPASFVSRGFINIESTNVSTSSADQPLDQTERVSCVDSSSDTVEFNFFDMFDELFNNSDACDSHEESSILQVKTNEAPSLISQPNSHAFSSEKSKSVCQENKSEKCNTSSSNKHICFNYGVGGHIARNCQNRIFVNYLSPRGENESRGRSLIRKSSRARSRNNDQKDDKVRKRASFQSNKEVFTNKAQNSFPKPNKAPPRSVSSKSNSRSSTSFGRTSRKFVQTSMKPTSKSPENGVKPKLQWRPKSLSNPSLPPSERQLRRNVVHPWYVDSGCSRHMTGDISQLSEIQSFNGVMFPLWAEMVERSHCAELFTNGVLSFKNVNYAPELKHNLLSISQICDKGYSTHLTDKECMILKPGIVILEEWILVKSKRDGNAYIIDMNNNLPEQVTCLFSKVSKQNAMLWHRRLGHANAKNLNRLAKNEMVRGLPMRDFITFEKCVSCAQGKHHRKPHLPKQVNFVFFLSNKAGVVDLIKKFMVMIEKQANNQVKALRTDNGTKFKNSVLDHFCA, from the exons ATGACtacctcaggtcaagctttcatagttcaacaacctcagattcaaacttTTAATGTTGTACCATCCATCCCTCACCATCAAACTCAAAATGTGCCATTTTCCATCCCTCAAACCatttctgctcccaatgtgttAGTTAAAGCCTCTTCTTCGAACTCCAAAGaatctgatgaaaatctggctctagctaCTGGGCTAGTCAACTTTTACAATGCCTTTGTAGCAGGAGATCCTCCACCTCAACTATCATTTGCTGATTTGGACCAGATACATCCTGAAGATGTAGAGGAAATGGAcattacatggcaaattgccatagCTGTCTTCAGAGCCAAACAATTTGCCAAGAAGATCGGGAAAAACAACTGGGCCATGAATGCTGACAAGAAGGTGGGATTCAATAAAAGCATACTGagatgtttcaactgccacgagcaag CCTTGAATATCTCAAGGCCAGAAAATGCTCACCTAGCTCAAATTGATGATAATTCTTCAAAGAATACTGATGTTGATCCCGAAGCAGAGATGATGGAACTACAGCTTGCCCTAATGGTATCTAGCTCTTCCGAGCCCAAGAAAAGAGAG gacgtaATTTACaaggagccacatcttcgatatggccaACCAGCCAGTTTTGTTTCAAGAGGTTTTATTAACATTGAaagtactaatgtttctacttcctcTGCAGATCAACCATTAGATCAG ACTGAACGTGTTTCTTGTGTTGACTCATCATCTGATActgttgaatttaattttttcgaTATGTTTGATGAATTGTTTAATAAttctgatgcttgtgattctcatGAAGAATCATCAATTCTACAAGTCAAAACGAATGAGGCACCTTCACTTATTTCTCAACCTAACTCTCATGCATTTTCTTCTGAGAAGAGTAAGAGTGTCTGTCAagaaaataaatctgaaaaaTGCAATACAAGTTCAAGTaataaacatatttgttttaattaTGGTGTTGGTGGTCACATAGCTAGGAATTGTCAAAATCGGATCTTTGTAAACTATTTGTCACCAAGAGGGGAGAATGAAtctcgaggaaggtctttaattagaaaatcTTCGAGAGCTCGTTCTCGGAATAATGATCAGAAAGATGATAAAGTCAGAAAAAGGGCTAGTTTTCAATCAAATAAAGAGGTTTTTACTAACAAAGCTCAAAACAGTTTCCCAAAACCGAACAAGGCTCcgccaagatcggtttcgtcaaaAAGCAATTCTAGATCTTCAACCAGTTTTGGTAGAACATCCAGAAAGTTTGTGCAAACTTCTATGAAACCTACTTCAAAATCACCAGAGAATGGTGTAAAACCTAAACTTCAATGGAGGCCCAAATCACTTTCTAATCCATCATTACCACCCTCTGAA agacagttgcggaggaatgtcgttcATCCTTGGTACgttgacagtggctgctcccgacatatgactggagacatctcccaactgagCGAAATTCAATCGTTTAACGGGGTTATGTTTCCTTTGTGGGCGGAGATGGTGGAAAGATCACACTGCGCAGAACTGTTTACGAATGGAGTGCTGAGCTTTAAAAATGTCAACTACGCTCCCGAGTTAAAGCACAACTTGTTGAGCATTTCCCAGATATGTGACAAAGGCTACTCTACCCATTTAACTGATAAAGagtgtatgattctcaagccaggcattGTCATCCTAGAAGAATGGATCCTAGTCAAATCTAAACgggatgggaatgcctacatTATTGATATGAACAATAATCTCCCTGAACAAGTCACTTGTCTTTTCTCAAAGGTCTCCAAACAGAATGCAATGCTGTGGCATCGAAGACTAGGTCATGCTAATGCGAAAAACCTAAATCGTCTTGCGAAAAATGAGATGGTCCGAGGCCTTCCTATGAGAGACTTTATCACGTTTGAAAAGTGTGTTTCCTGTGCTCAAGGCAAACATCATCGGAAACCACACCTGCCCAAGCAAGTCAACTTC gtcttcttcttatccaacaaagcaGGGGTTGTtgatctgataaagaagttcatGGTGATGATTGAGAAGCAGGCCAACAATCAAGTGAAGGCGCTTCGCACTGACAATGGAACTAAATTTAAGAATTcggttcttgatcatttttgcgcaTAA